A section of the Hevea brasiliensis isolate MT/VB/25A 57/8 chromosome 17, ASM3005281v1, whole genome shotgun sequence genome encodes:
- the LOC110656360 gene encoding F-box protein At5g50450 produces the protein MLQRKRQKISPLVTQKSDLFEELPDDIVVCILCKLSSSASCPSDFINILITCKRLNRLALHPLVLSKAGPKTFAVRAKDWSDSAHRFLRLCVNAGNTEASYTLGMIRFYCLQNRGTGASLMARAAVKSHAQALYSLAVMQFNGSGGSKNDKDLRAGVSLCARAAVLGHIDALRELGHCLQDGYGVVQNIVDGRRLLIQANAREIASSIRSMLTWRPQQLNQHQQQQREHLPYASCVMMGSMMGCPLLSDFGCNVPAREVHPVNRFLREWFESGRGVLGPSLRLCSHSGCGRPETRPHEFRRCSVCGKVNYCSRGCQALDWKLRHKAECMPMEQWHDVDGGDNEIGGMVEIEEGENVAVLH, from the exons ATGCTTCAAAGAAAAAGGCAAAAAATTTCACCCTTAGTCACCCAAAAATCTGATCTTTTCGAAGAACTACCAGACGATATTGTGGTTTGCATCCTTTGCAAGCTTAGCTCCTCCGCTTCCTGTCCTTCAGATTTCATCAACATTCTCATAAC ATGCAAAAGATTGAATCGGTTAGCTCTTCATCCTCTAGTTTTGTCCAAAGCCGGACCTAAAACATTCGCAGTCAGAGCAAAAGACTGGTCAGATTCCGCTCACCGGTTTCTCAGACTGTGCGTTAACGCTGGCAACACCGAAGCCTCCTATACTCTAGGAATG ATCCGATTTTATTGCTTACAAAACCGAGGAACTGGAGCGTCGTTGATGGCAAGGGCAGCCGTCAAATCTCACGCCCAGGCTCTCTACTCTCTCGCCGTCATGCAGTTCAATGGCAGCGGTGGCTCCAAAAACGACAAAGATCTCCGAGCCGGTGTCTCTCTTTGTGCCCGAGCCGCCGTCTTGGGTCACATCGATGCGCTAAGGGAGCTAGGCCATTGCCTCCAAGATGGTTACGGCGTTGTTCAAAACATTGTCGACGGACGCCGGCTCCTAATCCAGGCCAACGCTCGAGAGATCGCGTCATCTATACGTTCCATGCTTACGTGGCGACCTCAACAGTTAAACCAACATCAGCAACAGCAGCGGGAGCATCTCCCATATGCTTCGTGTGTGATGATGGGAAGCATGATGGGGTGTCCATTGCTAAGTGACTTCGGTTGTAATGTGCCGGCGAGGGAAGTGCACCCGGTGAACCGGTTTTTGAGGGAGTGGTTCGAGTCGGGGCGCGGGGTGCTTGGGCCAAGCTTGAGGTTGTGCTCGCACAGTGGGTGCGGGAGGCCCGAGACGAGGCCGCACGAGTTCCGGCGCTGTTCCGTTTGTGGCAAGGTGAATTATTGCTCGCGGGGATGTCAAGCTCTCGATTGGAAGTTGAGGCACAAGGCGGAATGTATGCCAATGGAGCAGTGGCATGATGTGGACGGCGGCGACAATGAGATTGGAGGAATGGTGGAGATTGAAGAGGGTGAGAATGTGGCTGTCCTTCATTGA
- the LOC110656361 gene encoding uncharacterized protein LOC110656361 isoform X2, translated as MTTVEEKVEQLECLPPEDEAQEDGEGEGEEEELSWSSGSEIGDALDWLDSKEDEDAVDGTITLSSRRPNAHGGIHSRSNSSTLQPLSNRNQKFSHHIRASPLEEWEGRLNFGMSNSVTTAIRESVRDMAIGKTKTTEKADRATVEQAIDPRTRMVLFKMLNRGVFHDINGCISTGKEANVYRATKSDDQELAIKVYKTSVLVFKDRDRYVQGDYRFRHGYCKCNARKMVKTWAEKEMRNLMRLKAAGIRCPTPYLLRLHVLVMEFIGKAGWAAPRLKDAVLSLDKLREGYAEVGGV; from the exons ATGACTACAGTTGAGGAAAAAGTTGAGCAATTAGAGTGTTTACCACCGGAGGATGAAGCCCAAGAAGATGGTGAAGGAGAAGGAGAAGAGGAAGAACTTTCATGGTCGTCTGGCTCCGAAATTGGAGATGCGTTGGATTGGTTAGACTCAAAAGAGGATGAAGATGCTGTAGATGGAACTATTACTCTCAGCTCTAGACGTCCAAATGCTCATGGAGGCATTCACTCTCGTTCCAATTCCTCCACTCTGCAACCTCTCTCCAATCGCAACCAGAAGTTCTCTCATCACATTCGTGCTTCGCCTTTGGAG GAGTGGGAAGGCAGGTTGAACTTCGGCATGTCTAATTCTGTGACAACTGCAATTCGTGAAAGTGTTCGAGACATGGCCATTGGTAAAACTAAAACTACTGAGAAAGCAGATCGTGCAACAGTAGAGCAG GCCATTGATCCTAGAACTCGCATGGTTCTCTTCAAAATGCTGAATCGGGGTGTATTTCATGACATTAATGGCTGCATTTCCACTGGAAAAGAG GCAAATGTGTATCGTGCAACAAAATCTGATGATCAGGAACTTGCAATCAAAGTGTACAAAACTTCGGTTTTGGTTTTTAA GGACCGAGATAGGTATGTACAAGGTGACTATCGTTTTAGGCATGGATACTGCAAGTGCAATGCTAGGAAAATGGTAAAGACATGGGCTGAAAAAGAAATGAGGAATCTTATGAG GTTAAAGGCAGCTGGAATTAGGTGTCCAACTCCATATCTTTTGAGACTTCATGTTCTGGTTATGGAATTCATAG GAAAAGCTGGTTGGGCTGCACCTCGACTTAAGGATGCTGTCTTATCTTTGGATAAATTACGTGAAGGTTATGCAGAG GTTGGAGGGGTTTAA
- the LOC110656361 gene encoding uncharacterized protein LOC110656361 isoform X1 — protein MTTVEEKVEQLECLPPEDEAQEDGEGEGEEEELSWSSGSEIGDALDWLDSKEDEDAVDGTITLSSRRPNAHGGIHSRSNSSTLQPLSNRNQKFSHHIRASPLEEWEGRLNFGMSNSVTTAIRESVRDMAIGKTKTTEKADRATVEQAIDPRTRMVLFKMLNRGVFHDINGCISTGKEANVYRATKSDDQELAIKVYKTSVLVFKDRDRYVQGDYRFRHGYCKCNARKMVKTWAEKEMRNLMRLKAAGIRCPTPYLLRLHVLVMEFIGKAGWAAPRLKDAVLSLDKLREGYAEMIIAMRTLYQKCKLVHGDLSEYNILYFEGHLYVIDVSQAVDLDHPRALDFLREDCVHISDFFRKHGVAVMMI, from the exons ATGACTACAGTTGAGGAAAAAGTTGAGCAATTAGAGTGTTTACCACCGGAGGATGAAGCCCAAGAAGATGGTGAAGGAGAAGGAGAAGAGGAAGAACTTTCATGGTCGTCTGGCTCCGAAATTGGAGATGCGTTGGATTGGTTAGACTCAAAAGAGGATGAAGATGCTGTAGATGGAACTATTACTCTCAGCTCTAGACGTCCAAATGCTCATGGAGGCATTCACTCTCGTTCCAATTCCTCCACTCTGCAACCTCTCTCCAATCGCAACCAGAAGTTCTCTCATCACATTCGTGCTTCGCCTTTGGAG GAGTGGGAAGGCAGGTTGAACTTCGGCATGTCTAATTCTGTGACAACTGCAATTCGTGAAAGTGTTCGAGACATGGCCATTGGTAAAACTAAAACTACTGAGAAAGCAGATCGTGCAACAGTAGAGCAG GCCATTGATCCTAGAACTCGCATGGTTCTCTTCAAAATGCTGAATCGGGGTGTATTTCATGACATTAATGGCTGCATTTCCACTGGAAAAGAG GCAAATGTGTATCGTGCAACAAAATCTGATGATCAGGAACTTGCAATCAAAGTGTACAAAACTTCGGTTTTGGTTTTTAA GGACCGAGATAGGTATGTACAAGGTGACTATCGTTTTAGGCATGGATACTGCAAGTGCAATGCTAGGAAAATGGTAAAGACATGGGCTGAAAAAGAAATGAGGAATCTTATGAG GTTAAAGGCAGCTGGAATTAGGTGTCCAACTCCATATCTTTTGAGACTTCATGTTCTGGTTATGGAATTCATAG GAAAAGCTGGTTGGGCTGCACCTCGACTTAAGGATGCTGTCTTATCTTTGGATAAATTACGTGAAGGTTATGCAGAG ATGATTATTGCAATGCGGACTTTGTATCAGAAGTGCAAACTGGTGCATGGTGACCTTAGTGAATATAATATACTCTATTTTGAG GGCCATTTGTATGTAATTGATGTCTCTCAAGCAGTAGATCTTGACCATCCTCGTGCCCTTGATTTCTTACGTGAAGATTGTGTTCATATATCT GATTTTTTTAGGAAACATGGTGTAGCTGTCATGAtgatttga
- the LOC131168943 gene encoding serine/threonine-protein kinase rio1-like — MILLIVTWKRFATLLVQQKILSWDVTAEDEIADSVFVQSYIPKALDHVKNAEEDVIRITSGKDTKDMYYHTITGLKEALSKVQSSAIQNDQKESSVNEDGHSNAPESGSDSETDDEENSSESDESGSLSEVEKKDPLDKKTARKENKKKVKEEKREARKTKIPKAVKKRTKKLAKAKKTR, encoded by the exons ATGATTCTATTGATAGTTACTTGGAAGAGGTTTGCAACCTTGCTT GTTCAACAAAAAATTTTATCATGGGATGTCACAGCAGAGGATGAAATTGCAGACTCTGTATTTGTGcag TCATATATTCCAAAGGCACTAGATCATGTCAAGAATGCTGAGGAGGATGTGATACGGATAACAAGCGGCAAGGATACGAAAGATATGTACTATCACACCATTACAGGACTAAAGGAGGCTCTTTCCAAAGTTCAATCTTCTGCAATCCAAAACGATCAAAAGGAGTCTTCCGTAAATGAGGATGGCCATTCTAATGCTCCTGAGAGTGGATCTGATTCTGAGACAGATGATGAAGAGAACTCGAGTGAGTCAGATGAGAGTGGTTCCTTGTCAGAAGTTGAGAAAAAGGATCCTCTTGATAAAAAAACTGCCAGAAAAGAGaacaaaaagaaagttaaagaagAGAAGAGAGAAGCTCGGAAAACTAAAATTCCGAAGGCTGTAAAGAAAAGAACGAAGAAATTGGCCAAAGCCAAGAAGACTAGATGA
- the LOC110656364 gene encoding uncharacterized protein LOC110656364 isoform X2 has translation MAPHDLRRPFKRAAISDQQRRRDLTLQRQAQGRRDAQQQARCLASTVLSLLSQSTQPEYEPDIELEPESLPDLLPEQEESGASSKDLDVRHASKLKGAEARKWFARQLMLPEWMIDVPDCLARDWYVFARPAGKRCFVVSSNGTTVSRQRNGSILHRFPSALPNGAKTRDVSGPSQSYSILDCIFHELGETGACSPPSFYHKYRFSTVPIYNCDQSGLSSAYTGALPYVKDGLLFYNKHAHYQTGNTPLALVWKDENCSQYVIDTDSKGQVPSQQQVVLELQDDGKLITSDDPPVVFGCLDLDFIQKTGLHSGNLLRFAISDGGLSFVDGKLEKVDLHYLGKVNRARAFPDSYSKVMFQYTVRHSPLKLDDLVASISSLDYQQSKPCDSEMSG, from the exons ATGGCACCGCACGATCTCCGCCGTCCGTTCAAGAGAGCGGCGATCTCCGATCAGCAGAGACGGAGGGATCTGACGCTGCAGCGACAAGCTCAGGGCCGCCGCGATGCTCAACAACAAGCTCGGTGCTTGGCCTCCACTGTCCTCTCTCTCCTATCCCAAAGCACACAACCCGAATATGAGCCGGACATCGAACTCGAACCCGAATCGCTACCCGATTTACTGCCTGAACAAGAAGAATCCGGAGCTTCGTCAAAGGATCTCGACGTCCGTCATGCGTCGAAGCTCAAAGGAGCGGAGGCTCGCAAGTGGTTCGCTAGGCAGCTAATGCTTCCGGAGTGGATGATCGACGTCCCTGATTGCTTGGCCCGAGATTG GTATGTATTTGCAAGGCCAGCTGGAAAACGATGCTTTGTTGTTTCTTCTAATGGAACCACAGTTAGTAGGCAAAGGAATGGCTCCATCTTGCATCGTTTCCCATCTGCTTTACCAAATGGGGCTAAGACTAGAGATGTATcggggccttctcaatcttacTCTATTCTGGACTGCATATTCCATGAG CTTGGAGAGACTGGGGCTTGTAGTCCTCCTTCTTTTTACCATAAATACAGATTCAGTACAGTTCCCATTTATAATTGTGACCAGAGTGGTCTATCGTCTGCGTATACAGGAGCATTGCCTTATGTTAAGGATGGTTTATTGTTCTATAACAA GCATGCACACTATCAAACAGGAAATACACCACTAGCATTAGTCTGGAAAGATGAGAACTGTAGTCAGTATGTTATTGACACAGATAGTAAAGGGCAGGTTCCAAGCCAACAACAG GTAGTTTTGGAGCTACAAGATGATGGAAAATTGATTACATCTGATGATCCTCCTGTGGTTTTTGGCTGCTTGGATTTGGATTTTATTCAAAAG ACAGGGCTGCATTCAGGAAATCTTTTACGTTTTGCTATTAGTGATGGAGGGTTGAGTTTTGTGGATGGAAAGCTTGAGAAGGTGGATTTACACTATCTTGGCAAAGTCAATCGGGCACGTGCTTTTCCAGATAGTTACTCTAAG GTTATGTTCCAGTATACTGTTCGTCATTCTCCTTTAAAACTTGATGATTTGGTAGCATCTATTTCCTCATTAGATTATCAACAAAGCAAACCTTGTGACAGTGAGATGAGTGGTTGA
- the LOC110656364 gene encoding uncharacterized protein LOC110656364 isoform X1, with translation MAPHDLRRPFKRAAISDQQRRRDLTLQRQAQGRRDAQQQARCLASTVLSLLSQSTQPEYEPDIELEPESLPDLLPEQEESGASSKDLDVRHASKLKGAEARKWFARQLMLPEWMIDVPDCLARDWYVFARPAGKRCFVVSSNGTTVSRQRNGSILHRFPSALPNGAKTRDVSGPSQSYSILDCIFHEPDQTYYVIDMVCWRGYSLYDCTAEFRFFWLNSKLGETGACSPPSFYHKYRFSTVPIYNCDQSGLSSAYTGALPYVKDGLLFYNKHAHYQTGNTPLALVWKDENCSQYVIDTDSKGQVPSQQQVVLELQDDGKLITSDDPPVVFGCLDLDFIQKTGLHSGNLLRFAISDGGLSFVDGKLEKVDLHYLGKVNRARAFPDSYSKVMFQYTVRHSPLKLDDLVASISSLDYQQSKPCDSEMSG, from the exons ATGGCACCGCACGATCTCCGCCGTCCGTTCAAGAGAGCGGCGATCTCCGATCAGCAGAGACGGAGGGATCTGACGCTGCAGCGACAAGCTCAGGGCCGCCGCGATGCTCAACAACAAGCTCGGTGCTTGGCCTCCACTGTCCTCTCTCTCCTATCCCAAAGCACACAACCCGAATATGAGCCGGACATCGAACTCGAACCCGAATCGCTACCCGATTTACTGCCTGAACAAGAAGAATCCGGAGCTTCGTCAAAGGATCTCGACGTCCGTCATGCGTCGAAGCTCAAAGGAGCGGAGGCTCGCAAGTGGTTCGCTAGGCAGCTAATGCTTCCGGAGTGGATGATCGACGTCCCTGATTGCTTGGCCCGAGATTG GTATGTATTTGCAAGGCCAGCTGGAAAACGATGCTTTGTTGTTTCTTCTAATGGAACCACAGTTAGTAGGCAAAGGAATGGCTCCATCTTGCATCGTTTCCCATCTGCTTTACCAAATGGGGCTAAGACTAGAGATGTATcggggccttctcaatcttacTCTATTCTGGACTGCATATTCCATGAG CCGGACCAAACTTACTATGTGATAGACATGGTTTGCTGGCGCGGTTACTCTCTTTATGACTGCACCGCTGAGTTCAGGTTTTTTTGGTTGAACTCGAAGCTTGGAGAGACTGGGGCTTGTAGTCCTCCTTCTTTTTACCATAAATACAGATTCAGTACAGTTCCCATTTATAATTGTGACCAGAGTGGTCTATCGTCTGCGTATACAGGAGCATTGCCTTATGTTAAGGATGGTTTATTGTTCTATAACAA GCATGCACACTATCAAACAGGAAATACACCACTAGCATTAGTCTGGAAAGATGAGAACTGTAGTCAGTATGTTATTGACACAGATAGTAAAGGGCAGGTTCCAAGCCAACAACAG GTAGTTTTGGAGCTACAAGATGATGGAAAATTGATTACATCTGATGATCCTCCTGTGGTTTTTGGCTGCTTGGATTTGGATTTTATTCAAAAG ACAGGGCTGCATTCAGGAAATCTTTTACGTTTTGCTATTAGTGATGGAGGGTTGAGTTTTGTGGATGGAAAGCTTGAGAAGGTGGATTTACACTATCTTGGCAAAGTCAATCGGGCACGTGCTTTTCCAGATAGTTACTCTAAG GTTATGTTCCAGTATACTGTTCGTCATTCTCCTTTAAAACTTGATGATTTGGTAGCATCTATTTCCTCATTAGATTATCAACAAAGCAAACCTTGTGACAGTGAGATGAGTGGTTGA
- the LOC110656364 gene encoding uncharacterized protein LOC110656364 isoform X3, with amino-acid sequence MAPHDLRRPFKRAAISDQQRRRDLTLQRQAQGRRDAQQQARCLASTVLSLLSQSTQPEYEPDIELEPESLPDLLPEQEESGASSKDLDVRHASKLKGAEARKWFARQLMLPEWMIDVPDCLARDWYVFARPAGKRCFVVSSNGTTVSRQRNGSILHRFPSALPNGAKTRDVSGPSQSYSILDCIFHEPDQTYYVIDMVCWRGYSLYDCTAEFRFFWLNSKLGETGACSPPSFYHKYRFSTVPIYNCDQSGLSSAYTGALPYVKDGLLFYNKHAHYQTGNTPLALVWKDENCSQYVIDTDSKGQVPSQQQVVLELQDDGKLITSDDPPVVFGCLDLDFIQKV; translated from the exons ATGGCACCGCACGATCTCCGCCGTCCGTTCAAGAGAGCGGCGATCTCCGATCAGCAGAGACGGAGGGATCTGACGCTGCAGCGACAAGCTCAGGGCCGCCGCGATGCTCAACAACAAGCTCGGTGCTTGGCCTCCACTGTCCTCTCTCTCCTATCCCAAAGCACACAACCCGAATATGAGCCGGACATCGAACTCGAACCCGAATCGCTACCCGATTTACTGCCTGAACAAGAAGAATCCGGAGCTTCGTCAAAGGATCTCGACGTCCGTCATGCGTCGAAGCTCAAAGGAGCGGAGGCTCGCAAGTGGTTCGCTAGGCAGCTAATGCTTCCGGAGTGGATGATCGACGTCCCTGATTGCTTGGCCCGAGATTG GTATGTATTTGCAAGGCCAGCTGGAAAACGATGCTTTGTTGTTTCTTCTAATGGAACCACAGTTAGTAGGCAAAGGAATGGCTCCATCTTGCATCGTTTCCCATCTGCTTTACCAAATGGGGCTAAGACTAGAGATGTATcggggccttctcaatcttacTCTATTCTGGACTGCATATTCCATGAG CCGGACCAAACTTACTATGTGATAGACATGGTTTGCTGGCGCGGTTACTCTCTTTATGACTGCACCGCTGAGTTCAGGTTTTTTTGGTTGAACTCGAAGCTTGGAGAGACTGGGGCTTGTAGTCCTCCTTCTTTTTACCATAAATACAGATTCAGTACAGTTCCCATTTATAATTGTGACCAGAGTGGTCTATCGTCTGCGTATACAGGAGCATTGCCTTATGTTAAGGATGGTTTATTGTTCTATAACAA GCATGCACACTATCAAACAGGAAATACACCACTAGCATTAGTCTGGAAAGATGAGAACTGTAGTCAGTATGTTATTGACACAGATAGTAAAGGGCAGGTTCCAAGCCAACAACAG GTAGTTTTGGAGCTACAAGATGATGGAAAATTGATTACATCTGATGATCCTCCTGTGGTTTTTGGCTGCTTGGATTTGGATTTTATTCAAAAGGTTTGA
- the LOC110656362 gene encoding uncharacterized protein LOC110656362 yields MEHTFWDHLPLLVRANSKESVEYVLQALWRTRKAGLDAADRQVICEMLHLQNDSDLDPLLVCLRMLIRRCVYENINKDEIQKLFPNEVLPELQRLLTILLQKFQREWQEDVFKDQVILPRLKAMTWNMANQDTAEVTEPMAVINLKLQNDAPSHSGELDVKFQLSKDTLETMVKSMYCIRDQLSDTDVASNRRHLSQETNIV; encoded by the exons ATGGAGCATACATTTTGGGATCATTTGCCTCTATTGGTGAGAGCAAACTCCAAGGAATCGGTGGAGTACGTACTTCAAGCTCTCTGGAGAACTCGAAAGGCTGGTCTCGATGCTGCCGACCGTCAAGTCATCTGCGAGATGCTTCACCTCCAAAACGACTCCGACCTCGATCCT CTATTGGTGTGTCTTCGCATGTTGATCCGAAGGTGTGTTTATGAGAATATAAACAAGGATGAGATTCAAAAGCTATTTCCTAACGAGGTCCTTCCTGAATTACAAAGGCTATTAACAATTTTGTTGCAAAAGTTTCAGAGAGAATGGCAAGAAGATGTATTCAAAGATCAG GTTATTTTGCCCCGTTTGAAGGCAATGACATGGAATATGGCAAATCAGGACACAGCAGAAGTGACAGAACCCATGGCTGTTATAAACCTGAAG CTTCAAAATGATGCTCCATCTCACTCAGGAGAATTGGATGTAAAGTTTCAATTAAGTAAAGATACTCTAGAAACAATGGTAAAGTCCATGTACTGCATAAGAGACCAGCTGTCTGACACT GATGTTGCATCAAACAGGAGACATTTGTCCCAGGAAACCAACATAGTCTAG